The Acanthopagrus latus isolate v.2019 chromosome 1, fAcaLat1.1, whole genome shotgun sequence genomic interval acCCGTGTTTTATCTTCTTCGCTGCCGTCGTCTCTTCTTATTGTGCCGACCCGACTAAACTGAATTCAGTGACAGCTGACTCGCTCGTGCTGCGTCGCATGAAGAAAACTAAACTCTGACTGTCCACACTGTGCTCACTCTGCAGACTCTCCACGCTCACGTTGTCATACAGCTCTACGGTTTGGCTCGATGTGTTTACTTTCACTGCTTTATTGCTGTATAATTTGCAGCGTGACCTGCGTTGAACCCGTGTCTGATTTCCTCCCTCGCCGcccctcctttccttttctgttcCCTGTGCAGGCTGGGAGGCTGAGAGCTGCAGGGCTGCGACATGTGAACAGAGCTCCACCCCTTTGACCTTCTCAACTCTCAACCTTTAGGTAAATGAAAATCCGCGcctcccttttcctcttcctgctcctcttttcctctcctctctcgtctgtgtttcatttgtgtggttgtgtggttttttttccccacagcaGAACTCACTTGAACCAACGTTGTGACCGTGACCTGACACCCTCCCGCCTTGGGCATGCCTCAGGTAAAGTAGGAGCGTCGCACCAAAGCTGCAGTCGTCGTCGTCATCACCCCGTCACCTCTGAACGatttctcactctgtgtgtgtgtttccttcctttcaGCCGGGTATGAATGGGATGGAGCCTGCGTTTGGCGAGGCCTACGGGGGACACAGGGGTCTGCTGAGCCCCTACCCTCTGGCCATGTCGCCACAAGGGGGCAGGACCGAGCACGACCAGGTGAGACGACGCACGACGGAACTATCACAACATTATCTGGTGGGAGTCGTCCTCTTGGGGAGGTTTTCATCTCCCAGAAAGATGATAAACGGAGTGcagcattcattcatttcattatttacatatGTGACTCGTCAAAGTAGCTGCTTGGATGAAAAAACGGGGTTATAATTTTGTCACACGCTTGTTTTTTTACGATCACAGATGCGGAATCGAGTCTTTGTGACGTCTGATTTTAGAATGTGACGGAgggaaaacagattttaatacTTTGAATGGATGCCAACTCACGATGGCGACATTCATTTAACTCATGATGAAGCAaccaaaacccccaaaacaacacaagtttATTAAATACACATAATGagcaaagtgtaaaaatgaaagGTTTTAGCAGGAATGCTAGTTTACACCTGTAACAATATACAGACACAACTGCTGGAGCGCATCAGGTTTCAGACGGAGCTGTCTGTGTCGACAATTGAATTatacattacaaaaataatgatgatgatttaaagtAAACAGTTTTATACACCCTCTGTGATGAAGAAGCTCCCGGAGAGACTGAACTGCCGCCTGGAATGATGAGTTTAATTACAAAACAGCGGGCAGATATTTTAAACCTCACCTCCCTCTGTAATATTGTATATAATTGTGAGCGCCTGCTGACACTTGATACGGGAGCATCAGgcatctattttttttgttcctaaTCAAATCTGCGTCCTCTTTTAGAGCGTGCTCCTCATGCTGGGCTCTCCAGCATCGCCAAGGAAACGGCCCTTTGAGTTGCTAAGCGACCTGGTGGACGACGGTGGCTTTGGCGAGGACCTGCACCCCGAGCGCTGGGATGTGTCCGCGCTGGACGAGATGGCTCGCTACACCAAGCTGGGCCTCGGGGTGGGTGGGGAGCTGCTGGCCTGCTCCGAGGAAGCCGTCCTGATGGGCCGCTGGGGGAGGAGccgggaggagcaggaggaggaagaggaagaggagaggcggaggaggaacagacacacGGCACCGCCCGTCACCCAGGAAGTCCAGACCACCGccgcagggagggaggaggggcgTATCTCTGTTGCCACGACGACAGAGAGGGAGTTATGTGTTGCAGGAAGAGCAGCCGGGGGAGGACAGGATGGGGGGATGTCAGGGGAGCGCACGGTGGAGGTGTATCAGGTggcgcaggaggaggaggtggtggcggcggcggctgcAGCGGGTTTGGCCCTGGAGCACTGCAGCGAGGAGCACAACTACTCCCTGAGCCAGGGAGAGGAGCTCGGGCCGGGGCCCGGTCACAACTCCCAGACAGagggggtgagggtgggggaGACGCAGCAGGAGGCGCGGGGCAGGGAGGAGAGCCAGGCGAAGACTGAGCTAGATccagaggatgaggagcaggaggaagatgaggaggacgaggaggaggaggatggagaggagggagcggAGGAGACGGCGGCGGAGGCTGAACTCTCCAGCTCCTCAGAAACTGAATGTGGTGAGTTGTGCTTTaaagtttgtgtctgtgctgcgAGGACATCTCGGCTCATCGCGGCGCTGCCAGCAGCCGTCTGCCCACACGGAAACCATCTGAATCTGTCTCGGGTCCAGACGAGACCTCAGACTTGGTTGGCTGAGCAGAAGGCAAATTTAATACCAAAGTTGCGGGTGTAATTCCCGGACAACATACCGCTTCAGTGGCTGCAATTTTTACTGTTATGAAACCGTCTTTGAGGGATGAAGCCTCTTCATGTATTCAAAAACCATCTGTAACCTCCACGTTGCTCGCTCTGTGTCGGGGGAGCGGGGGCTTGTATTTGAACTTGTTAAACAGGGTATGAACGTCTGAACACATTGTTAAATGACCGTTACAGTcgaactggatttttttttttttaagcagcttctgaagacaacacaaacacgacTGCAGTGTTCAGCTGGTGTCTCATTAccaaaaaaatatctattttctcgcctcattattttctttacacCTCTCCGTCACAGAAGCTGTAGGTAGGTGCACCGCAGAGCTGAAACTAAACCTGATGAGTGAAAACCTGAAGCTATTCTCATAACTGATCGACCATTTGAACCACCTTCTGGTGAGAAAGGCtcgtttcagcttcttaaacatGAGGATGTGCTGCTTCATATCGCAGTCAGCTGATTATCTTGGAGGTTTGGACTGTGggtcagaataaacagattggTTCATACAATTTGACagtttaatcagttaattgataatgaaactAATCAAACACAGTTACTGTCCCTTCACCTCCCTACAGATTATATATTCACATGCTGCCAAAACACATCTGTTCATTAACACGTTTGGATGGAAAGTGATATTAAACAAGCATGGGCTGATTAATTGACTGACAGACGTTTGTCGTGCACATGTCTGACATTAAACACAGACGTTCACTACGTGCAGAGACATTTTCGTGGCCGTACTGTCGCGTCTGTATCGTTGTGTGGGACTTTATTTACATCGTCATAAGTGTTGTcttctcctggttttaaaggctcgTTACAGTCAAATGattataaatgttaatattttctgaaaacactgaTAGTTGTCCGTATGATCGTGGTGCTATATCGAAATACTGATAAAGagattttcagtttcagagtgACAAACTGTCACTGAACTGACtacaaactattaaaaaaaaaaaggaatcataATAAAAGTGAATAATTAATTCAGCCACATTGAGAGTCAAAGGTTTTCCAGTGAGTCATGCTGTCGCTTCAAACGTCGACTTTAGTTGTTAAAGAATTCAAACACGAAACATCtaatcagaaatcagaatcagaaaattGTCTGTTGAATCTTAAACACAAGGTTGATGTTAATCtcaaaacatacatatatacagtaacaagatttcacatttcacaaagtCCTTAAAACAACGATGCAAAACTgtcaaagaaacaaatgtttatttggACTTTTGTAGAAGAGTTATGAACCGTTCTGGACAGTAAAGACAAGATGCAGTTTACAGAATAATAAACAATTTATAAAACCAAATGGAATCAATTCACCAAAGctgacatgtgaaaaaaaaaaaagacgtctAGCTGCGGTTGAGGActcattgatgtttttttttactctctagGGTCGCTGACCTTCTACAGCTGTATTTAGACTCAATTAATCTAAAGCGTTGCTGCGtttaaagtgaataaaaatgaaaaagtccTTCGGTATTTCTCCACTAGATTTTTATTCTCACCATTGTGCACAGTGTTTTCTATAAATCCTGGCTGTGACCCAGTGAATTCATTGAATGAatggctccttttttttttctttttttttttattcctggaT includes:
- the LOC119019102 gene encoding CREB3 regulatory factor-like, with protein sequence MPQPGMNGMEPAFGEAYGGHRGLLSPYPLAMSPQGGRTEHDQSVLLMLGSPASPRKRPFELLSDLVDDGGFGEDLHPERWDVSALDEMARYTKLGLGVGGELLACSEEAVLMGRWGRSREEQEEEEEEERRRRNRHTAPPVTQEVQTTAAGREEGRISVATTTERELCVAGRAAGGGQDGGMSGERTVEVYQVAQEEEVVAAAAAAGLALEHCSEEHNYSLSQGEELGPGPGHNSQTEGVRVGETQQEARGREESQAKTELDPEDEEQEEDEEDEEEEDGEEGAEETAAEAELSSSSETECEVEAEPARQPGERPAKRRCFWEYRRARETATKKKLGGDVHWSLSWSSSTLPSTLYRREGKKGRRKARKTDASDLTPNPQKLHNIGEQLQKLNAAIDGMGPVNDLPAVARARSRKEKNKLASRACRLKKKAQHEANKIKLWGLNQEYENLLGALLRIKEVIRRRVESSEEEDMDERGMTQRLEDILRESSGPLVAGRTKDFVQRILAASASGQNQRKDPPQGDDEAAG